The following coding sequences lie in one Leucobacter allii genomic window:
- a CDS encoding BMP family ABC transporter substrate-binding protein: protein MFLTKRRARAALIAGAASAALLLTSCAGGGSDAGGSDAAADGPSFIYITSDPIGQNEFLKSGKVGIDAVAESYEGTAKTYESKDDATRRSNLEAAIAEAPEVVVMLGFQFADVAKELAEQNPQQKFLLIDTFVDGAPENLYQATFREQEPSYLLGVEAGLLTQADKVGSVLSVDNELLRKYSDGFAEGAKSVNSAVDTVEPQIIGGENPFADPARGKEQALAFASTGVDQVFAVGAASNGGIIEAAAEKGFSTYGVDANQCDLAPGSVVDGTVKAVNKVVETVVGEIMDGTSSAEATSSFGLKEEGMTVVSLTEDAADSGCTVMENADVLAQVEETRDAIVSGELEIASAK, encoded by the coding sequence ATGTTCCTCACCAAGCGTCGCGCCCGCGCGGCCCTGATCGCGGGCGCGGCCTCCGCCGCGCTCCTGCTCACCTCCTGCGCGGGCGGCGGCTCCGACGCCGGCGGCTCCGACGCGGCCGCCGACGGCCCGAGCTTCATCTACATCACGAGCGACCCGATCGGTCAGAACGAGTTCCTGAAGTCCGGCAAGGTGGGCATCGACGCCGTCGCGGAGAGCTACGAAGGCACCGCGAAGACCTACGAGTCGAAGGACGACGCGACCCGGCGTTCCAACCTCGAGGCCGCGATCGCCGAGGCCCCGGAGGTCGTCGTGATGCTCGGCTTCCAGTTCGCCGATGTCGCCAAGGAGCTCGCCGAGCAGAACCCGCAGCAGAAGTTCCTGCTCATCGACACCTTCGTCGACGGCGCCCCCGAGAACCTGTACCAGGCCACGTTCCGCGAGCAGGAGCCCTCGTACCTCCTCGGCGTCGAGGCCGGCCTCCTCACCCAGGCCGACAAGGTCGGCTCGGTGCTCTCCGTCGACAACGAGCTGCTCCGCAAGTACTCGGACGGCTTCGCGGAGGGCGCGAAGAGCGTCAACTCCGCCGTCGACACCGTCGAGCCGCAGATCATCGGCGGCGAGAACCCCTTCGCCGACCCCGCACGCGGCAAGGAGCAGGCGCTCGCCTTCGCGTCCACCGGCGTCGACCAGGTGTTCGCCGTGGGCGCCGCCTCCAACGGCGGCATCATCGAGGCCGCGGCCGAGAAGGGCTTCTCGACCTACGGCGTCGACGCGAACCAGTGCGACCTCGCCCCCGGCTCCGTCGTCGACGGCACCGTCAAGGCCGTGAACAAGGTCGTCGAGACCGTCGTCGGCGAGATCATGGACGGCACGAGCTCCGCCGAGGCGACGAGCTCCTTCGGCCTCAAGGAGGAGGGCATGACCGTCGTCAGCCTCACCGAGGACGCCGCCGACTCCGGCTGCACCGTGATGGAGAACGCGGACGTGCTCGCGCAGGTCGAGGAGACCCGCGATGCCATCGTCAGCGGCGAGCTCGAGATCGCCTCGGCGAAGTGA
- a CDS encoding ABC transporter permease has protein sequence MNFLELFDQDLISSVLRALIPILLAALGGMIAERAGIFNIGLEGMLLVGTFAAVAASYFAQNWIVGVLAGMLAGMLFSLILGYGAVYRKGDPIVLAIAMNILAVGMTSFLLVAIFQVQGVFQDPAIDGIPVWRIPVLADIPWIGPLFALTPLGYLALLLVPLLWIVLFRTPVGLRLRGVGERPLAAATMGVDPQRYQLGAVLASGALAGLGGAQLALGNVVQFTENMSAGRGWIAVVAVMLARAHPVGVLGAALLFGFADAIGFRLQSFGLPQQLTDAGPYVVTLLVLVLMSKRFRRTREAALA, from the coding sequence ATGAACTTCCTCGAGCTGTTCGACCAGGATCTCATCTCCTCCGTGCTGCGCGCGCTGATCCCGATCCTGCTCGCCGCACTGGGCGGCATGATCGCCGAGCGCGCCGGCATCTTCAACATCGGCCTCGAGGGCATGCTGCTCGTGGGCACCTTCGCCGCGGTCGCCGCGTCCTACTTCGCGCAGAATTGGATCGTCGGGGTCCTCGCCGGGATGCTCGCCGGGATGCTGTTCTCGCTGATCCTCGGCTACGGCGCCGTCTATCGCAAGGGCGACCCGATCGTGCTCGCGATCGCGATGAACATCCTCGCGGTCGGCATGACGAGCTTCCTCCTCGTGGCCATCTTCCAGGTGCAGGGTGTCTTCCAGGACCCCGCGATCGACGGCATCCCCGTGTGGCGGATCCCCGTGCTCGCCGACATCCCCTGGATCGGGCCGCTGTTCGCCCTCACCCCGCTCGGCTACCTCGCGCTGCTGCTCGTGCCGCTGCTGTGGATCGTGCTCTTCCGCACGCCGGTGGGGCTGCGGCTGCGCGGTGTGGGCGAGCGGCCGCTCGCCGCCGCGACGATGGGCGTCGACCCGCAGCGCTACCAGCTCGGCGCGGTACTCGCCTCGGGCGCGCTCGCGGGGCTCGGCGGCGCGCAGCTCGCCCTCGGCAACGTGGTGCAGTTCACCGAGAACATGTCCGCCGGCCGCGGCTGGATCGCCGTCGTCGCCGTGATGCTCGCGCGGGCGCACCCGGTCGGCGTGCTCGGCGCGGCGCTGCTCTTCGGCTTCGCGGACGCGATCGGCTTCCGTCTGCAGTCCTTCGGCCTGCCGCAGCAGCTGACCGATGCCGGTCCGTACGTCGTCACGCTCCTCGTGCTCGTCCTCATGAGCAAGCGCTTCCGCCGCACCCGAGAGGCGGCGCTCGCGTGA
- a CDS encoding ABC transporter permease has product MTAADTGAGPRTAIAGVGRWLAGPIPISIVLALLIGACFMLVAGVDPLSGYAAMLQGSFGSGAGLANTIARAIPIIGIGIAIAIAFRAGVLNLGTEGQAGLGAVAGGVVALTVPGPAILVIPLAIVAAVAAGAAWGLIAALLQNLLGVPVLLSTLLLNYPARYFSSWLIRFKLDDPDSDLVASRPLPESGQLSLLVPKDSAFAETLRGVFGPTGPVTAVLTGVNWSLVILIVVVAGAIFMNRRTRFGFESGLSGQNAEFVRYSGVQPGPLVLRTMALSGGLAGLFGLLLTIGAPSTRLIEGYFIQTNFAWTALLVTLLALYRPLGIVVAGLFFAAIMVGSDAMGRELGLSPQIAAVIQALVIILLAFRVALPRIRRRRAAAEAKETAR; this is encoded by the coding sequence GTGACCGCAGCGGACACCGGGGCCGGACCCCGCACAGCGATCGCCGGCGTCGGTCGCTGGCTCGCGGGGCCGATCCCCATCTCGATCGTCCTCGCGCTGCTCATCGGCGCGTGCTTCATGCTCGTGGCCGGCGTCGATCCGCTGAGCGGCTACGCCGCGATGCTGCAGGGCTCCTTCGGATCGGGAGCGGGCCTCGCGAACACGATCGCCCGGGCGATCCCCATCATCGGGATCGGCATCGCGATCGCGATCGCCTTCCGCGCCGGCGTGCTGAACCTCGGCACCGAGGGGCAGGCGGGCCTCGGAGCGGTCGCCGGCGGCGTCGTCGCCCTGACGGTGCCGGGCCCCGCGATCCTCGTCATCCCCCTCGCGATCGTCGCCGCCGTCGCCGCGGGCGCCGCGTGGGGGCTCATCGCCGCGCTGCTGCAGAACCTGCTCGGCGTGCCCGTGCTCCTCTCGACGCTGCTGCTGAACTACCCGGCGCGCTACTTCTCCTCCTGGCTCATCCGCTTCAAGCTCGACGACCCCGACTCCGACCTCGTCGCGTCCCGCCCGCTCCCCGAGTCGGGGCAGCTCTCCCTCCTCGTGCCGAAGGACTCCGCCTTCGCCGAGACGCTGCGGGGCGTCTTCGGCCCGACGGGCCCCGTCACCGCGGTGCTCACCGGCGTCAACTGGTCGCTCGTCATCCTCATCGTCGTGGTCGCCGGGGCGATCTTCATGAACCGCCGCACGCGCTTCGGTTTCGAGTCGGGGCTCAGCGGTCAGAACGCGGAGTTCGTGCGCTACAGCGGTGTGCAGCCCGGACCGCTCGTGCTGCGCACGATGGCGCTCTCCGGCGGTCTCGCCGGGCTCTTCGGGCTGCTGCTCACCATCGGCGCCCCGAGCACCAGGCTCATCGAGGGGTACTTCATCCAGACGAACTTCGCGTGGACCGCCCTGCTCGTGACGCTGCTGGCGCTCTACCGGCCCCTCGGCATCGTCGTCGCGGGGCTCTTCTTCGCGGCCATCATGGTCGGCAGCGACGCGATGGGGCGCGAGCTCGGGCTCTCGCCGCAGATCGCCGCCGTGATCCAGGCGCTCGTCATCATCCTGCTCGCGTTCCGGGTCGCGCTCCCCCGCATCCGACGCAGACGCGCGGCGGCCGAGGCGAAGGAGACCGCACGATGA
- the mtnA gene encoding S-methyl-5-thioribose-1-phosphate isomerase, with amino-acid sequence MRTIDWVDGAIELIDQTLLPQTVEMRRVTELPELIDDIQRLAVRGAPALGVAGALGVALITASVRAELGDAELDAEEVRRQAALLREARPTAVNLSWGVDRALAKLPEGADAVLTEALAIRDEDIAACISMGLRGADLTRELTAKDRVRVMTICNTGSLATVERGTALGAIQTLLEQGALEEAFPLETRPLLQGARLTAWELQRMEAPFRLLIDSAGPFLLSRGIADAVFIGADRIAANGDTANKVGSFSLALAAQHAGVPFIVVAPESTIDMSTASGADIEIEDRGVDEVAGFAGVRTAPAGIGAVNPAFDVTPHELITAIVTERRVIRPAAGETLAGVPFEDLRA; translated from the coding sequence TTGCGCACGATCGACTGGGTCGACGGGGCCATCGAACTCATTGATCAGACCCTGCTCCCGCAGACGGTCGAGATGCGACGCGTCACCGAGCTCCCCGAGCTCATCGACGACATCCAGCGCCTCGCCGTGCGCGGGGCGCCGGCGCTGGGCGTCGCGGGCGCGCTCGGCGTCGCCCTCATCACCGCGAGCGTGCGCGCCGAGCTCGGGGACGCCGAGCTCGACGCCGAGGAGGTCCGCCGCCAGGCCGCGCTGCTGCGGGAGGCGCGGCCGACCGCCGTGAACCTCTCCTGGGGGGTGGACCGCGCCCTCGCCAAGCTCCCGGAGGGCGCCGACGCCGTCCTCACCGAGGCGCTCGCCATCCGCGACGAGGACATCGCCGCCTGCATCTCCATGGGGCTGCGCGGCGCCGATCTCACGCGGGAGCTGACCGCGAAGGACCGCGTGCGCGTCATGACCATCTGCAACACCGGCAGCCTCGCCACGGTGGAGCGCGGCACCGCGCTCGGCGCCATCCAGACGCTCCTCGAGCAGGGCGCGCTCGAGGAGGCGTTCCCGCTCGAGACCCGTCCGCTGCTCCAGGGCGCCCGGCTCACGGCGTGGGAGTTGCAGCGCATGGAGGCGCCCTTCCGCCTCCTCATCGACTCGGCCGGGCCGTTCCTCCTCTCGCGGGGCATCGCCGACGCCGTCTTCATCGGCGCCGATCGTATCGCCGCGAACGGCGACACCGCGAACAAGGTGGGATCCTTCTCCCTCGCTCTCGCGGCGCAGCACGCCGGCGTGCCCTTCATCGTGGTCGCCCCCGAGTCGACGATCGACATGTCGACCGCGAGCGGGGCGGACATCGAGATCGAGGACCGGGGCGTCGACGAGGTCGCCGGCTTCGCCGGCGTCCGCACCGCCCCCGCAGGCATCGGCGCCGTGAACCCGGCCTTCGACGTCACCCCGCACGAGCTCATCACAGCTATCGTCACCGAGCGCCGCGTGATCCGCCCCGCCGCGGGCGAGACGCTCGCCGGGGTGCCGTTCGAGGACCTGCGCGCCTAA
- a CDS encoding ABC transporter ATP-binding protein, whose product MASEVSMRGITKRFPGVLADDDVDFEVETGEIHALMGENGAGKSILMSILAGVYQPDAGEIRIRGELRRIASPLDAIDAGIGMVFQSFKLFPSLTIAENVVFRSEPTRRGLIDRQAANREVAAIAERYGLQIDPSARVDSVPVGVLQRVEIVKALYRDARVLILDEPTAVLTPQETERLFDVLRALKADGRTIILITHKLGEVMAISDRVTVLRDGRNVAQLVTADSSPAEITRHMTGRDVDLTTPPPALAPGETALEVRGVTVPGSGGRDAVADASLAVRAGEVVGIAGVAGNGQVELAEAIIGMRRTSAGSIAVRGRELGAATIAQRRDGGIAYIPEDRHAVGSAGTADAIDNLALGHHRAAPILRRGLLSRSAMAEHAKRLIARFGVKIASPATPVGTLSGGNLQKVVVARELDYGSPVLIAEQPTRGVDIGAIESIHRELCEYRDAGGALLLISAELSEILSLSSRILVMFEGRIVAEVPKAEATEALLGLYMAGHEPEARHRPAGLVSASAGADPAAGAGAAQAVQKGSEQ is encoded by the coding sequence ATGGCATCGGAAGTCTCCATGCGCGGCATCACGAAGCGCTTCCCCGGCGTGCTCGCCGACGACGACGTCGACTTCGAGGTCGAGACCGGGGAGATCCACGCGCTCATGGGCGAGAACGGCGCAGGCAAGTCGATCCTCATGTCGATCCTCGCGGGGGTGTACCAGCCTGACGCGGGAGAGATCCGCATCCGCGGCGAGCTCCGCAGGATCGCGTCCCCGCTGGACGCCATCGACGCCGGCATCGGCATGGTGTTCCAGTCCTTCAAGCTCTTCCCCTCGCTCACCATCGCCGAGAACGTGGTCTTCCGCAGCGAGCCCACGAGGCGCGGGCTCATCGATCGCCAGGCGGCGAACCGCGAGGTCGCGGCGATCGCCGAGCGCTACGGCCTCCAGATCGACCCGTCGGCGCGCGTCGACAGCGTCCCCGTCGGCGTGCTGCAGCGCGTCGAGATCGTGAAGGCGCTCTACCGCGACGCCCGCGTCCTGATCCTCGACGAGCCCACCGCCGTGCTCACCCCGCAGGAGACCGAGCGCCTCTTCGACGTGCTGCGCGCGCTCAAGGCCGACGGCCGCACCATCATCCTCATCACCCACAAGCTGGGCGAGGTCATGGCCATCTCGGATCGGGTCACCGTGCTGCGCGACGGCCGCAACGTCGCCCAGCTCGTCACCGCCGACAGCTCCCCCGCCGAGATCACCCGGCACATGACCGGTCGCGACGTGGACCTCACGACCCCGCCGCCGGCGCTCGCCCCCGGGGAGACCGCCCTCGAGGTGCGCGGCGTGACCGTCCCGGGATCGGGCGGCCGCGACGCCGTCGCCGACGCCTCCCTCGCCGTGCGCGCCGGCGAGGTCGTCGGCATCGCCGGCGTCGCCGGCAACGGACAGGTGGAGCTCGCGGAGGCGATCATCGGCATGCGTCGCACGAGCGCCGGCAGCATCGCCGTGCGCGGGCGCGAGCTCGGCGCCGCGACCATCGCCCAGCGGCGCGACGGCGGGATCGCCTACATCCCCGAGGACCGCCACGCGGTCGGCAGCGCCGGCACCGCCGACGCGATCGACAACCTCGCGCTCGGCCACCACCGCGCGGCCCCGATCCTACGTCGCGGGCTCCTCTCCCGCTCCGCCATGGCCGAGCACGCGAAGCGCCTCATCGCCCGGTTCGGCGTGAAGATCGCGAGCCCCGCGACGCCCGTCGGCACCCTCTCCGGCGGCAACCTGCAGAAGGTGGTCGTCGCCCGCGAGCTCGACTACGGCTCGCCGGTGCTCATCGCCGAGCAGCCGACCCGCGGCGTCGACATCGGCGCCATCGAGTCGATCCACCGGGAGCTCTGCGAGTACCGCGACGCCGGCGGCGCGCTGCTGCTCATCTCCGCCGAGCTCAGCGAGATCCTCTCGCTCTCCTCGCGGATCCTCGTGATGTTCGAGGGGCGCATCGTCGCCGAGGTGCCGAAGGCGGAGGCCACGGAGGCGCTCCTCGGCCTCTACATGGCGGGGCACGAGCCGGAGGCCCGGCACCGGCCCGCCGGGCTGGTCAGCGCATCCGCGGGAGCCGACCCGGCAGCCGGCGCAGGCGCGGCGCAGGCCGTGCAGAAGGGAAGCGAGCAGTGA
- a CDS encoding cupin domain-containing protein, with protein MSGGAPAGGGQAGGAPSGGAPVGGAPVGGAPVGGSQAGGGHASASPGIADAEAAAGAEAVADAPSEPLPAEAARWVERLRLEPLAHEGGLFRQMHLDAHSSAIYYLLARPDFSALHALASTEVYHWYAGSPLRLLLLHPDGRAEERLLGPDADAGQLPQLVVPPGVMQGSSPAGDWSLVGTTMSPPFDWDGFVLGGDRAALQERYPDAAGRIAELTR; from the coding sequence GTGAGCGGCGGGGCGCCGGCGGGCGGCGGTCAGGCGGGCGGCGCGCCGTCGGGCGGTGCGCCGGTGGGCGGTGCGCCGGTGGGCGGTGCGCCGGTGGGCGGCAGTCAGGCGGGCGGCGGTCACGCGAGCGCCAGTCCGGGCATCGCAGACGCTGAGGCTGCCGCAGGCGCTGAGGCTGTCGCAGACGCGCCGTCCGAGCCGTTGCCGGCGGAGGCGGCGCGCTGGGTCGAGCGCCTCCGCCTCGAGCCTCTCGCGCACGAGGGCGGGCTCTTCCGGCAGATGCACCTCGACGCGCACTCGAGCGCGATCTACTACCTGCTCGCACGACCCGATTTCTCGGCGCTGCACGCGCTCGCGTCGACCGAGGTCTACCACTGGTACGCCGGCTCGCCGCTGCGATTGCTGCTGCTGCACCCCGACGGCCGGGCGGAGGAGCGGCTGCTCGGCCCCGACGCCGACGCGGGGCAGCTGCCGCAGCTCGTCGTGCCGCCCGGGGTGATGCAGGGCTCCTCCCCGGCGGGCGACTGGTCGCTCGTCGGCACGACGATGTCGCCGCCGTTCGACTGGGACGGCTTCGTGCTCGGCGGCGACCGCGCCGCGCTGCAGGAGCGCTACCCGGACGCGGCCGGGCGCATCGCCGAGCTCACGCGCTGA